In Hamadaea flava, a genomic segment contains:
- a CDS encoding GNAT family N-acetyltransferase encodes MAISVRRGRPGEAAELSELVLRSKAYWGYDQAFLDLCRPALTLREDQVEAHRTLVAELDGRVAGMVTVTGEPPEGEVDLLFVDPWAIGHGVGRVLLDRATAAAAEEGFGSLLIEADPQAEAFYLRMGAVRIGERISSATGRALPLLRLDRSAPILSR; translated from the coding sequence ATGGCGATCTCCGTACGGCGCGGCCGTCCCGGCGAAGCCGCCGAGCTGAGCGAACTGGTGCTGCGGTCGAAGGCGTACTGGGGGTATGACCAGGCATTCCTGGACCTCTGCCGACCAGCGCTGACCCTGCGCGAGGACCAGGTCGAGGCGCACCGGACCCTGGTCGCCGAGCTGGACGGCAGGGTTGCCGGGATGGTGACGGTGACCGGCGAACCACCAGAGGGCGAGGTCGACCTGCTGTTCGTCGACCCGTGGGCGATCGGCCACGGCGTCGGCCGCGTCCTGCTCGACCGCGCGACGGCTGCTGCGGCCGAGGAGGGGTTCGGCTCGCTGCTGATCGAGGCCGATCCCCAGGCAGAGGCGTTCTACCTGCGGATGGGCGCGGTCCGGATCGGTGAACGGATCTCCTCGGCGACCGGACGCGCGCTGCCCTTGCTGCGCCTCGACAGATCTGCCCCGATACTGAGCCGATGA
- a CDS encoding long-chain-fatty-acid--CoA ligase — protein MTSLSLASVLAEASRRYPDKVAVVDGPHRVTYSQLWREALTYAAALRDLGIGPDKTVAVAVPNTVDFPRAYYGVLAAGAVVVPVHLLLNAQEIAYVLRDSGADLLICHTALLGVAAEAAWAAGVPVVTVGSPSANQDAPRRLEELATEPLPTFVSRQAEDVAVVFYTSGTTGSPKGALLTHLNLVMNATVNVFDANDARPTDVVLGCLPLFHTYGQTVGMNGTFRLGATLVLLARFSGAAAIDLMLAEDVTVFHGVPTMYIGLLEAAAGRERLPELRITVSGGASLPVAVLEKFTEVFQTTIYEGYGLSETSPTATTNQPHFGTRPGTIGHPIWGVEVEIARAEVDERIELLPTGELGEIVIRGHNVFAGYLGKPEETERAVVDGWLRSGDLGTKDEEGFIRVVDRKKDLIIRGGFNVYPREVEEVLARHPAVAQVAVVGVPDDALGEEVVAVVVAAPDVAVTEEDLLAWSREQLGKHKYPRRVRLASELPMGPSLKVLKREIRRQLTDGTL, from the coding sequence ATGACGTCCCTCTCATTGGCGAGCGTCCTCGCCGAGGCTTCCCGCCGCTATCCAGACAAGGTCGCCGTCGTCGACGGCCCGCACCGGGTCACCTACTCCCAGCTGTGGCGGGAGGCGCTCACGTACGCCGCCGCGCTGCGCGATCTCGGCATCGGCCCGGACAAGACCGTCGCCGTCGCCGTACCGAACACAGTGGACTTCCCGCGCGCGTACTACGGAGTGCTCGCGGCCGGTGCCGTGGTCGTCCCCGTGCACCTGCTGTTGAACGCCCAGGAGATCGCGTACGTGTTGCGCGACAGCGGCGCCGACCTGCTCATCTGCCACACGGCGTTGCTCGGCGTCGCGGCCGAGGCCGCCTGGGCGGCGGGTGTGCCCGTGGTGACGGTCGGATCCCCCTCGGCGAACCAGGACGCGCCGCGGCGGCTCGAGGAGCTGGCGACGGAGCCGCTGCCCACTTTCGTCTCGCGGCAGGCCGAGGACGTCGCGGTCGTCTTCTACACCAGCGGCACCACCGGATCGCCCAAGGGCGCCCTGCTCACGCACCTCAACCTGGTGATGAACGCGACGGTCAACGTGTTCGACGCCAACGACGCCCGGCCCACCGACGTGGTTCTCGGCTGCCTGCCCCTGTTCCACACGTACGGGCAGACCGTCGGCATGAACGGCACCTTCCGGCTCGGCGCGACCCTCGTCCTGCTGGCCCGGTTCAGCGGCGCGGCGGCGATCGACCTGATGCTGGCCGAGGACGTGACGGTGTTCCACGGCGTACCGACGATGTACATCGGGCTGCTGGAGGCGGCGGCCGGTCGCGAGCGCCTGCCGGAGTTGCGGATCACCGTGTCCGGCGGCGCTTCGCTGCCGGTAGCGGTGCTGGAGAAGTTCACGGAGGTCTTCCAGACCACCATCTACGAGGGATACGGACTGAGCGAGACCTCCCCGACGGCGACGACGAACCAGCCCCACTTCGGTACGCGCCCAGGCACGATCGGCCACCCGATCTGGGGCGTCGAGGTGGAGATCGCCCGCGCCGAGGTCGACGAGCGGATCGAGCTGCTGCCCACCGGTGAACTGGGCGAGATCGTGATCCGCGGGCACAACGTGTTCGCGGGCTACCTCGGCAAACCCGAGGAGACCGAACGGGCCGTGGTCGACGGCTGGCTCCGCAGCGGCGACCTCGGCACGAAGGACGAAGAAGGCTTCATCCGCGTGGTCGACCGGAAGAAGGACCTGATCATCCGGGGCGGGTTCAACGTCTACCCCCGCGAGGTCGAAGAGGTGCTGGCCCGGCATCCCGCCGTCGCTCAGGTCGCCGTGGTCGGCGTACCGGACGACGCGCTGGGCGAGGAGGTCGTGGCGGTCGTGGTCGCCGCGCCCGACGTGGCGGTCACCGAGGAAGACCTGCTCGCGTGGTCCCGGGAGCAGCTCGGCAAGCACAAGTACCCCCGCCGGGTACGGCTCGCGAGCGAGCTGCCGATGGGGCCGAGCCTCAAAGTGCTCAAGCGGGAGATCCGCCGGCAACTCACCGACGGCACCCTCTAG
- a CDS encoding TetR/AcrR family transcriptional regulator — protein sequence MARPRTALLSRERIVAAALALVDAEGLDALSTRRLATELGVRGPSLYNHFPTKDEILDAAADAVIEQVDTSFFGRYDWRVALRLWGRSYRDALAAHPNIVPFLAQGPGRRPAALAMADAVYGGLVDAGWPHARATHIGALMRYLVAGSALGSFARGFVEDPEFYDGRYPHLSQAHLLAEHQKSVDEGAFALGLDALLTGLSAEYERIIGPLPPLSTYP from the coding sequence ATGGCCAGGCCCCGCACGGCTCTGCTGAGCCGCGAACGCATCGTGGCCGCCGCGCTGGCGCTCGTCGACGCGGAGGGGCTCGACGCGCTCTCCACCCGCCGCCTCGCGACCGAGCTGGGCGTACGCGGTCCGTCGCTGTACAACCACTTCCCCACCAAGGACGAGATCCTCGACGCGGCTGCGGACGCCGTGATCGAGCAGGTCGACACGTCCTTCTTCGGGCGGTACGACTGGCGGGTCGCCCTGCGGCTGTGGGGCCGCTCGTATCGGGACGCCCTGGCCGCCCACCCGAACATCGTCCCGTTCCTCGCCCAGGGTCCGGGCCGGCGGCCGGCGGCCCTGGCCATGGCCGACGCGGTCTACGGCGGCCTCGTCGACGCGGGCTGGCCGCACGCGCGGGCGACCCACATCGGCGCGCTCATGCGCTATCTCGTCGCCGGCTCCGCGCTGGGCTCGTTCGCCCGGGGCTTCGTCGAGGACCCGGAGTTCTACGACGGCCGATACCCGCACCTGAGCCAGGCGCACCTGCTCGCCGAGCACCAGAAGAGCGTCGACGAGGGCGCCTTCGCGCTGGGGCTCGACGCGTTGCTCACCGGCCTGAGCGCGGAGTACGAGCGGATCATCGGCCCGCTCCCGCCCCTGTCCACCTACCCCTGA
- a CDS encoding carbon-nitrogen hydrolase family protein, with amino-acid sequence MRVAVCQLNARADRAANLKFAAELLERAAAGGADLAVLPEYTDYLGPAAGLPRPEPVDGEYAQHFADLAQRLNLWVLAGSFHETGPDPEHTYNTSLLFDRSGALAAAYRKIHLYDVEIPGRVSYQESAAVAAGGQTVVVPVEGVRVGLSICYDLRFPELYRRLAAEGEAQVLLVPAAFMAHTGRDHWEVLLRARAIENQCYVVAAGQIGDHDPGRTCYGRSMVVDPWGTVVAQAPDVVGVTFADLDLDRLAAIRQELPSLANRRL; translated from the coding sequence ATGCGAGTAGCCGTCTGCCAGCTCAACGCCCGGGCCGACCGTGCGGCCAACCTGAAGTTCGCCGCCGAACTGCTGGAGCGCGCGGCCGCCGGTGGCGCCGATCTGGCCGTGCTGCCCGAGTACACCGACTACCTCGGCCCGGCCGCCGGACTGCCGCGGCCGGAACCCGTCGACGGGGAGTACGCCCAGCACTTCGCTGATCTCGCGCAGCGCCTCAACCTGTGGGTGCTGGCCGGATCGTTCCACGAGACCGGCCCGGACCCCGAGCACACGTACAACACGTCGCTGCTGTTCGACCGGTCCGGTGCGCTCGCGGCGGCGTACCGGAAGATCCACCTCTACGACGTGGAGATCCCCGGTCGAGTGTCCTATCAGGAATCCGCAGCGGTGGCGGCCGGCGGCCAGACGGTCGTCGTCCCGGTCGAAGGCGTACGCGTCGGCCTGTCCATCTGCTACGACCTGCGCTTCCCCGAGCTGTACCGGCGGCTGGCCGCCGAAGGCGAAGCCCAGGTGCTGCTGGTCCCGGCGGCGTTCATGGCACACACCGGCCGCGACCACTGGGAAGTGCTGCTGCGGGCGCGCGCCATCGAGAACCAGTGCTACGTCGTGGCCGCCGGGCAGATCGGCGACCACGATCCCGGGCGCACTTGCTACGGGCGCAGCATGGTGGTGGACCCGTGGGGAACCGTGGTCGCCCAGGCTCCCGACGTCGTCGGGGTGACCTTCGCCGACCTCGACCTCGACCGGCTGGCCGCGATCCGGCAGGAACTGCCGAGCCTCGCCAACCGCCGCCTCTAA
- a CDS encoding pyridoxal phosphate-dependent aminotransferase, which produces MTFGVRTALRGIGTTIFSEMTALAQRTGAVNLGQGFPDTDGPAGMLAAAQAAIVGGLNQYPPVDGLPALKEAIVQARLARYGLAYDPATEVVTTAGATEAVAAALLALCEPGDEVVLFEPYYDSYLANVAMAGATHRAVPLRPTDDGFAFDPDDLRRAVTGRTRMIVLNSPHNPTGKVFSRAELELIAQVCVERDLIAVTDEVYEYLTYDGLEHVPLAGLPGMRERTVTISSAGKTFSCTGWKIGWALGPAELVGAVRKAKQFMTFASGTPFQAAVAHALTHELDWVAELTKSLQERRDLLRSGLTAAGVRTYPAQGTYFLQADAASWGYADGAALCRDLAEQGGVVAIPTQVFYDDPASGQGLVRFAFCKRPEVLSDAVSRLSTFRPSETFRPSEGK; this is translated from the coding sequence ATGACCTTCGGAGTACGCACGGCGCTGCGCGGCATCGGAACGACGATCTTCTCCGAGATGACGGCGCTGGCCCAGCGCACCGGCGCGGTCAACTTGGGGCAGGGGTTCCCCGACACCGACGGGCCGGCCGGGATGCTGGCGGCGGCCCAGGCGGCGATCGTGGGCGGGCTCAACCAGTACCCGCCGGTCGACGGGCTGCCCGCGCTGAAGGAGGCCATCGTCCAGGCCCGGCTGGCCCGCTACGGACTGGCGTACGACCCGGCCACCGAGGTCGTGACGACCGCCGGTGCGACCGAGGCCGTCGCGGCGGCGCTGCTCGCGCTGTGCGAACCCGGCGACGAGGTGGTGCTGTTCGAGCCCTACTACGACAGCTACCTGGCCAACGTCGCCATGGCCGGGGCGACGCATCGGGCCGTGCCGCTGCGCCCGACGGATGACGGTTTCGCCTTCGACCCCGATGACCTACGCCGTGCGGTCACTGGGCGTACCAGAATGATCGTCTTGAACAGCCCGCACAACCCGACGGGCAAGGTGTTCTCGCGCGCGGAGCTGGAGCTGATCGCGCAGGTCTGCGTGGAGCGCGACCTGATCGCGGTGACCGACGAGGTGTACGAATACCTGACGTACGACGGCCTGGAGCATGTGCCGCTGGCCGGATTGCCGGGCATGCGCGAGCGGACCGTGACCATCTCCTCGGCGGGCAAGACGTTCAGCTGCACCGGCTGGAAGATCGGCTGGGCGCTGGGCCCGGCGGAGCTGGTCGGCGCGGTACGCAAGGCGAAACAGTTCATGACCTTCGCCAGCGGCACCCCGTTCCAGGCGGCGGTGGCCCACGCCCTGACGCACGAGCTGGACTGGGTCGCCGAGCTGACCAAGAGCCTCCAGGAACGGCGCGACCTGCTGCGGTCCGGGCTGACCGCCGCCGGGGTACGCACCTATCCGGCGCAGGGGACCTACTTCCTGCAGGCCGACGCCGCCTCGTGGGGGTACGCCGACGGCGCCGCGCTCTGCCGGGACCTCGCGGAGCAGGGCGGCGTGGTGGCGATCCCGACGCAGGTGTTCTACGACGACCCGGCGAGCGGGCAGGGCCTCGTGCGATTCGCCTTCTGCAAGCGGCCGGAAGTCTTGTCCGACGCCGTCTCGCGCCTGTCGACGTTCCGGCCTTCGGAGACGTTCCGCCCTTCGGAAGGGAAATAA
- a CDS encoding winged helix-turn-helix transcriptional regulator, protein MRPAALEWSVENCTVGRAMAVLGERWTFVVLREVFNGVRRFDDMRRHTDIPRQVLTNRLATLVEQGVLRREPYREPGERLRHEYRLTEKGFDLYPVLVAVWEWGDRYLADPDGSPVTVAHRDCGATVGVQLVCSEGHVLKSPREAATRPGPGARPFGAQA, encoded by the coding sequence ATGAGGCCGGCGGCGTTGGAATGGTCCGTGGAGAACTGCACGGTCGGGCGCGCCATGGCCGTCCTGGGCGAGCGGTGGACCTTCGTCGTGCTGCGCGAAGTCTTCAACGGCGTACGGCGGTTCGACGACATGCGGAGGCACACCGACATTCCCCGGCAGGTGCTCACCAACCGGCTCGCGACGCTGGTCGAGCAGGGGGTGCTGCGCCGCGAGCCCTACCGCGAGCCGGGCGAGCGGCTGCGCCACGAGTACCGGCTGACCGAGAAGGGCTTCGATCTCTATCCGGTCCTCGTCGCGGTCTGGGAATGGGGCGACCGCTATCTGGCCGACCCCGACGGCTCGCCCGTGACGGTCGCTCATCGCGACTGCGGCGCCACTGTCGGCGTACAACTCGTCTGTTCGGAGGGACACGTGCTGAAGTCGCCGCGCGAGGCCGCGACGCGCCCGGGACCGGGCGCGCGGCCGTTCGGAGCGCAAGCATGA
- a CDS encoding lysophospholipid acyltransferase family protein yields MPELVYPPVIALARTMFTLLDMRVRVEGGEHVPRTGGAVIACNHISYLDFIFCGFGARPSKRLVRFMAKQEIFAHPVGGPLMRGMKHIPVDREAGIGSYKAALAALKAGEVVGIFPEATISQSFTVKEIKNGAVRLAAAAEVPLIPMALWGTQRMWTKGRPRTLTKRNLPISVLIGEPMRPARRDKSDEVTAALRARMAGLLDRAQTEYPEKPEAPGDDWWLPAHLGGGAPLPDEVE; encoded by the coding sequence ATGCCGGAACTCGTCTATCCTCCCGTGATCGCGCTGGCTCGGACCATGTTCACCCTGCTGGACATGCGGGTGCGGGTCGAGGGCGGTGAACACGTCCCGCGTACTGGCGGCGCGGTGATCGCCTGCAACCACATCAGTTACCTGGATTTCATCTTCTGCGGCTTCGGCGCGCGCCCGTCGAAGCGGCTCGTCCGCTTCATGGCCAAGCAGGAGATCTTCGCCCACCCGGTCGGCGGTCCGCTCATGCGCGGCATGAAGCACATCCCGGTCGACCGCGAGGCCGGCATCGGCTCCTACAAGGCGGCGCTGGCCGCGCTCAAGGCGGGTGAGGTCGTCGGCATCTTCCCGGAGGCGACGATCAGCCAGTCGTTCACGGTGAAGGAGATCAAGAACGGCGCGGTACGCCTGGCCGCCGCGGCCGAGGTGCCGCTCATCCCGATGGCGTTGTGGGGTACGCAGCGGATGTGGACCAAGGGCCGGCCGCGCACCCTGACGAAGCGGAACCTGCCCATCAGCGTGCTCATCGGCGAGCCGATGCGGCCGGCGCGCCGGGACAAGTCCGACGAGGTCACGGCCGCGCTGCGGGCGCGCATGGCCGGGCTGCTCGACCGGGCGCAGACGGAGTACCCCGAGAAGCCCGAGGCCCCGGGCGACGACTGGTGGCTGCCCGCCCACCTGGGCGGCGGCGCTCCGCTGCCGGACGAGGTGGAGTGA
- a CDS encoding PaaI family thioesterase, whose protein sequence is MTQTQQQRTRTFEWDDPGVYAQAPAELTGLELLQLMVAGELPPPPIMRLLDMQDFTAEFGRVVVTMKAQEFHYNPLGTVHGGVISTLLDTGAGCAVHSTLPAGIGYTSMDLTVKYLRPVTVESGLVTCEGTVLSQGRRTALAQATLTDEAGRLVAHATSSCLLFPVG, encoded by the coding sequence ATGACGCAGACCCAGCAGCAGCGCACGCGAACGTTCGAGTGGGACGACCCCGGTGTATACGCCCAGGCTCCGGCCGAACTGACCGGGCTGGAGCTGCTCCAGCTCATGGTCGCCGGCGAGCTGCCGCCCCCGCCGATCATGCGCCTGCTGGACATGCAGGACTTCACCGCCGAATTCGGGCGGGTCGTGGTGACCATGAAGGCCCAGGAGTTCCACTACAACCCACTCGGCACGGTGCACGGCGGCGTGATCTCGACGCTGCTCGACACCGGCGCAGGCTGCGCCGTCCACTCGACGCTGCCCGCCGGGATCGGCTACACGAGCATGGATCTGACCGTGAAGTACCTGCGACCGGTGACGGTCGAATCCGGGCTGGTCACCTGCGAGGGCACGGTCCTGTCGCAGGGACGGCGGACGGCGCTGGCCCAGGCGACGCTGACCGACGAGGCCGGCCGGCTGGTCGCCCACGCGACCTCGTCGTGCCTGCTGTTCCCGGTCGGCTGA
- a CDS encoding acyl-CoA dehydrogenase family protein, with protein sequence MDFRLTADHVDLRDLAARFVDREIIPNVRDWDRREAVDLAIVGELGELGFLGLTVGEEHGGSGGDHLAYCLVMEELGRGDSSVRGIVSVSLGLVAKTVDAYGTAEQKAQWLPRLCSGEAIGCFGLTEPDTGSDAGALSTRAVRDGGDWVLTGGKTFITNGTWADVALVFARTGEPGRKGITAFLVETGLPGFARREIHGKLGLRGQATAELTFDGVRVPDAARLGDEGKGFAIAMAALAKGRMSLGAGCVGIARGCLEAAVAYARDRQQFGRPIAGHQLIQQLLAQISIDADAARLLVWRVADLIDRGEPFETEASAAKLFASEAAVRAANNALQVFGGYGYIDEYPVAKYLRDARVTTLYEGTSQIQHLIIGRALTGVSAF encoded by the coding sequence ATGGACTTCCGGCTCACCGCGGACCACGTCGATCTCCGGGACCTCGCCGCCCGCTTCGTCGACCGCGAGATCATCCCGAACGTGCGCGACTGGGATCGGCGCGAGGCCGTCGACCTCGCCATCGTCGGCGAACTGGGCGAACTCGGCTTCCTGGGGCTGACCGTCGGCGAGGAGCACGGCGGCTCCGGCGGCGACCATCTGGCGTACTGCCTGGTGATGGAGGAGCTGGGACGGGGGGACTCGTCCGTGCGGGGGATCGTCTCCGTGTCGCTGGGCCTCGTCGCCAAGACCGTCGACGCGTACGGGACGGCCGAGCAGAAGGCGCAGTGGCTGCCCCGGCTCTGCTCCGGCGAGGCCATCGGCTGCTTCGGCCTGACCGAACCGGACACCGGCTCCGACGCCGGCGCGCTGAGCACCCGGGCCGTCCGCGACGGCGGCGACTGGGTGTTGACCGGCGGCAAGACCTTCATCACCAACGGCACCTGGGCCGACGTCGCACTGGTCTTCGCCCGGACCGGCGAACCCGGCCGCAAGGGCATCACGGCGTTCCTCGTCGAGACGGGCCTGCCCGGGTTCGCCCGCCGGGAGATCCACGGCAAGCTCGGCCTTCGCGGCCAGGCCACCGCCGAACTGACCTTCGACGGCGTACGCGTCCCCGACGCCGCCCGGTTGGGCGACGAGGGCAAGGGCTTCGCGATCGCGATGGCGGCCCTGGCCAAGGGCCGGATGTCGTTGGGGGCCGGGTGCGTCGGCATCGCCCGGGGCTGCCTGGAGGCGGCCGTCGCGTACGCCCGCGACCGGCAGCAGTTCGGCCGCCCGATCGCCGGACACCAGCTCATCCAGCAGTTGCTCGCGCAGATCTCGATCGACGCCGACGCGGCCCGGCTGCTCGTGTGGCGAGTCGCCGACCTGATCGACCGCGGCGAGCCGTTCGAGACCGAGGCGTCGGCCGCGAAGCTGTTCGCCAGCGAGGCCGCAGTCCGGGCCGCCAACAACGCCTTGCAGGTCTTCGGCGGGTACGGCTACATCGACGAATACCCGGTCGCCAAGTACCTGCGCGACGCCCGGGTCACCACCCTCTACGAAGGCACCAGCCAGATCCAGCACCTCATCATCGGCCGGGCGCTGACCGGGGTCAGCGCGTTCTGA
- a CDS encoding FAD-binding dehydrogenase — translation MTDADVIVVGAGLAGLVATAELAAAGRRVILLDQEPEASLGGQAFWSFGGLFLVNSPEQRRMGIRDSAQLALQDWLGSAGFDREEDHWPRRWAEAYVDFAAGEKRSWLHAQGVRWFPVVGWAERGGYLADGHGNSVPRFHVTWGTGPGVLEPFLRRVREAQRQGLVRIGFRHRVDELTSTGGTIDGVRGSVLAPSDAARGESSSREVTGDFAFTAQAVIVTSGGIGGNHDLVRQNWPARLGTPPKRMLSGVPAHVDGRLLGIAEDAGANLINRDRMWHYTEGIANWAPIWPQHGIRILPGPSSLWLDATGHRLPVPLFPGFDTLGTLEHIMRTGHEYTWFILTQKIIEKEFALSGSEQNPDLTGKSVKQVLKRVLPGAPGPVEAFKKHGADFAVAGKLPALVEQMNKLAAEIGGPALAYADIERQVVARDREILNPFAKDLQVTAIRGARAYRGDKLVRVASPHRLLDPKAGPLIAVRLNILTRKTLGGLETDLSGRVLQAGGEPLPGLYAAGEAAGFGGGGMHGYRSLEGTFLGGCLFSGRVAGRAAAAAVS, via the coding sequence GTGACCGACGCTGACGTGATCGTGGTCGGGGCCGGGCTCGCCGGCCTCGTCGCCACCGCCGAACTCGCCGCCGCGGGCCGCCGCGTGATCCTGCTCGACCAGGAGCCCGAGGCGTCGCTGGGCGGGCAGGCATTCTGGTCGTTCGGCGGGCTGTTCCTCGTGAACTCGCCCGAGCAGCGCCGGATGGGCATCCGCGACTCGGCTCAGCTCGCGTTGCAGGACTGGCTCGGCAGCGCCGGCTTCGACCGCGAGGAGGACCACTGGCCGCGCCGGTGGGCCGAGGCGTACGTGGACTTCGCGGCGGGGGAGAAGCGCTCCTGGCTGCACGCGCAGGGCGTACGGTGGTTCCCCGTCGTCGGCTGGGCCGAGCGCGGCGGCTATCTCGCCGACGGCCACGGCAACTCCGTGCCGCGGTTCCACGTCACCTGGGGCACCGGGCCGGGTGTCCTCGAACCCTTCCTCCGCCGCGTACGCGAGGCGCAGCGCCAGGGCCTGGTCCGCATCGGCTTCCGGCACCGCGTCGACGAGCTGACCAGCACCGGCGGCACGATCGACGGCGTACGCGGAAGCGTCCTCGCGCCGAGTGACGCCGCCCGGGGCGAGTCGAGCTCGCGGGAGGTCACCGGCGACTTCGCGTTCACCGCGCAGGCCGTGATCGTCACCTCGGGCGGGATCGGCGGCAATCACGACCTCGTCCGGCAGAACTGGCCGGCTCGCCTCGGTACGCCGCCCAAGCGCATGCTGTCCGGCGTACCGGCCCATGTGGACGGACGACTGCTGGGGATCGCCGAGGACGCCGGGGCGAACCTGATCAACCGCGATCGGATGTGGCACTACACCGAGGGCATCGCGAACTGGGCGCCGATCTGGCCGCAGCACGGCATTCGCATCCTGCCCGGCCCGTCGTCGCTCTGGCTGGACGCGACCGGTCACCGGCTGCCGGTGCCGCTGTTCCCGGGCTTCGACACGCTCGGGACGCTGGAGCACATCATGCGGACCGGGCACGAGTACACCTGGTTCATCCTGACCCAGAAGATCATCGAGAAGGAGTTCGCCCTCTCCGGCTCGGAGCAGAACCCCGATCTGACCGGCAAGAGCGTCAAGCAGGTGCTGAAGCGGGTCCTCCCGGGCGCGCCCGGTCCGGTGGAGGCGTTCAAGAAGCATGGCGCGGACTTCGCCGTGGCCGGCAAGCTCCCGGCGCTGGTCGAGCAGATGAACAAGCTCGCGGCCGAGATCGGCGGGCCCGCGTTGGCGTACGCCGACATCGAGCGCCAGGTCGTCGCGCGCGACCGGGAGATCCTGAACCCGTTCGCGAAGGACTTGCAGGTCACCGCGATTCGCGGGGCTCGGGCGTACCGGGGCGACAAGCTCGTCCGGGTGGCCTCGCCGCACCGTCTGTTGGATCCGAAGGCGGGTCCGCTGATCGCCGTACGCCTCAACATCCTCACCCGCAAGACGCTGGGCGGGCTGGAGACGGACCTGTCCGGCCGGGTCCTCCAGGCCGGCGGCGAGCCCCTGCCCGGCCTGTACGCGGCCGGCGAGGCGGCCGGCTTCGGCGGCGGTGGCATGCACGGCTACCGGTCGCTCGAGGGGACGTTCCTCGGCGGCTGCCTGTTCTCCGGCCGGGTGGCCGGGCGCGCGGCAGCCGCCGCCGTCAGCTGA
- a CDS encoding acyl-ACP desaturase codes for MTASPDTLTLLRELEPTVETNLNRHLATAKEWFPHEYVPWSEGSDFDGVLGGQAWDPEQSRLPEVARTSLIVNLLTEDNLPSYHHEIATTFGRDGAWGTWVHRWTAEEGRHGIAIRDYLLATRAVDPVALERARMQHMAGGFTNGHDGVLSSIAYVSFQELATRVAHRNTGKVSGDPICDQLLAKVAADENLHMLFYRNLLTAAFELAPDAAMRAVCDVVKDFQMPGHTIENFGRKSVQIAMAGIYDLRIHHDEVVTPILRQLRVLERDGFSGEGEKAREELVEFMTGLDTAASRFEAKREAALARVKSRA; via the coding sequence GTGACTGCATCGCCCGACACCCTGACCCTGCTGCGGGAGCTGGAGCCGACGGTCGAGACCAATCTCAACCGGCATCTGGCGACGGCCAAGGAGTGGTTCCCGCACGAGTACGTGCCATGGAGCGAGGGCAGCGACTTCGACGGCGTCCTCGGCGGCCAAGCCTGGGACCCGGAGCAGTCCCGGCTGCCCGAGGTCGCGCGTACCTCGCTGATCGTGAACCTGCTGACCGAGGACAACCTGCCCAGCTATCACCACGAGATCGCGACGACGTTCGGCCGGGACGGCGCGTGGGGCACCTGGGTGCATCGGTGGACCGCCGAGGAGGGTCGCCACGGCATCGCCATCCGGGATTACCTCCTCGCCACCCGGGCGGTCGACCCGGTCGCCCTGGAGCGCGCCCGGATGCAGCACATGGCGGGCGGCTTCACCAACGGCCACGATGGCGTGCTGTCCTCGATCGCGTACGTCTCCTTCCAGGAACTCGCCACCCGCGTCGCGCACCGCAACACCGGCAAGGTCAGCGGCGACCCGATCTGCGACCAGCTGCTCGCCAAGGTCGCCGCGGACGAGAACCTGCACATGCTCTTCTACCGGAATCTGCTGACGGCCGCCTTCGAGCTGGCCCCGGACGCGGCCATGCGTGCGGTGTGCGACGTGGTCAAGGACTTCCAGATGCCCGGCCACACCATCGAGAACTTCGGCCGCAAGTCGGTCCAGATCGCCATGGCCGGCATCTACGACCTGCGGATCCACCACGACGAGGTGGTCACGCCGATCCTTCGGCAGCTGCGCGTCCTCGAGCGCGACGGCTTCTCCGGCGAGGGCGAGAAGGCCCGGGAGGAACTCGTCGAGTTCATGACCGGGCTGGACACGGCGGCGAGCCGGTTCGAGGCGAAGCGGGAGGCGGCCCTCGCCCGAGTAAAGTCCCGCGCGTGA